One window from the genome of Periophthalmus magnuspinnatus isolate fPerMag1 chromosome 18, fPerMag1.2.pri, whole genome shotgun sequence encodes:
- the LOC117386395 gene encoding thialysine N-epsilon-acetyltransferase-like produces the protein MEFTIRAANVDDCKDIARMITELAEYEKAIDQVRITQRDLEQDGFSKNPFFHGIIAEVPEPHKTKEGHAKVGYALYYFSYCSYRGRAVFMEDLYVMPEFRGKGIGKALMSKVAQLGLAAGCQQLNFTVLDWNKSSLDFYLNQGCTDTTAEMGYHYMCCKGEALEHLAQP, from the exons ATGGAGTTCACCATCCGCGCCGCCAACGTGGACGACTGCAAGGACATCGCGCGCATGATCACG GAATTGGCAGAATATGAGAAAGCCATAGACCAAGTAAGAATCACACAAAGAG ATTTGGAGCAGGATGGTTTCTCAAAAAACCCATTCTTCCATGGGATCATTGCTGAAGTGCCAGAACCACACAAAACCAAAGAAG GCCATGCAAAGGTGGGCTATGCACTTTATTACTTCTCCTACTGCTCATACAGAGGCAGGGCTGTTTTTATGGAAGACTTATATGTGATGCCTGAATTTAGAg GGAAGGGTATTGGCAAGGCACTAATGAGCAAAGTTGCACAG CTTGGTTTAGCAGCAGGCTGCCAGCAGCTAAACTTCACAGTTCTGGACTGGAACAAGTCATCTCTGGACTTTTACTTGAATCAGGGGTGCACTGACACTACAGCAGAGATGGGATACCACTACATGTGCTGTAAGGGAGAGGCCTTGGAGCACCTTGCCCAGCCATAG
- the tnfsf12 gene encoding tumor necrosis factor ligand superfamily member 12, which translates to MHRIVQRRRVRKLRLVWASLALVALSLAACSALFTAWTWRQTRDLSQSFKVLQDRLEQVNTQRKAIVQLILEKRELLVGQRVKRDGGMQRGRSGNGKKAASHFEITKVSSQQVGDGGVIKGWEERTLNMTKAVRYNKDLGTFTVEKAGVYFLFCQVLFNEQESQYVKLDVVTVGHRPQKLQCMEGYGTTPSAGPHNFHFLKPCQVSGLLRLDRGTELQAITGPSFRLHTVGNPSASPHVFSIFKVN; encoded by the exons ATGCATCGGATCGTGCAGAGAAGACGGGTGCGCAAGCTGCGCCTCGTCTGGGCTTCTCTGGCGCTCGTGGCACTGTCCTTGGCCGCGTGCAGCGCGCTCTTCACGGCGTGGACCTGGCGTCAGACCCGAGACCTCTCTCAGTCGTTTAAAGTCCTGCAGGATCGGTTGGAGCAG GTTAATACACAGAGGAAGGCCATCGTTCAACTCATTTTGGAGAAGAGAGAGCTGCTGGTCGGCCAGAGAGTCAAGAGAGACG GGGGAATGCAGCGCGGGAGGAGTGGGAATGGAAAAAAAGCTGCGTCTCATTTTGAAA TAACCAAAGTGTCCTCTCAGCAAG TGGGAGATGGTGGAGTCATTAAAGGCTGGGAGGAAAGGACACTGAATATGACCAAAGCAGTGAGGTACAACAAGGACTTAGGCACCTTCACTGTGGAGAAAGCAGGCGTCTACTTCCTGTTCTGCCAG GTGCTGTTTAACGAGCAGGAGTCTCAGTATGTGAAGCTGGATGTGGTGACAGTGGGTCACAGGCCTCAGAAGCTGCAGTGCATGGAGGGCTATGGGACCACCCCTTCAGCCGGCCCACATAATTTCCACTTCCTGAAGCCGTGCCAGGTGTCCGGGCTGCTGCGACTGGACAGGGGCACGGAGCTGCAAGCCATCACGGGACCCTCCTTCAGACTGCACACAGTGGGCAACCCCTCCGCCTCTCCGCATGTCTTCAGCATCTTCAAAGTCAACTGA